The Paenarthrobacter aurescens region AGAATCCGCTGTGTGTTTGATTCTCGGGCGAAAATGTTAGCGCATACCAAGGAACGGCACTGCTTAAACAGCTGCGGGTTCACCATTCAGTGGTGAACCCGCAGTCGTGCTTGGGGTGGTTGCTAGAGCTTGGCGATGATTTCTGCCAGAAGCTTGGAGATCCGCTTGCCCGCTGCATGCCCGGCTTCGAGAACCTCGGCGTGGCTCAGCGGAACGGGGCTGATGCCCGCTGCAAGGTTGGTGACCAGGGAAATGCCGAAAACCTCCATTCCGGCATGGCGGCCGGCAATTGCCTCAAGTGCAGTGGACATGCCCACCAGATCCGCCCCGATCCGCTTGGCATACTGAACCTCTGCCGGGGTCTCGTAATGCGGGCCTGTGAACTGTGCGTACACGCCTTCCTGGAGGGAAGGATCAACTTCACGGGCGAGGCCGCGGATGCGGGAGGAGTAGAGATCGGTGAGGTCAACGAACGTCGCGCCCTCTAGGGGTGAGGTGGCGGTGAGGTTGATGTGGTCGCTGATAAGTACCGGGGTTCCCGGGGTCCAGTCTTCATTGAGCCCGCCACAACCGTTGGTGAGTACCAGCGTTTTGCAACCGGCAGCTGCGGCGGTGCGGACGCCGTGGACTACAGAACGCACGCCGCGGCCTTCGTAGTAGTGCGTCCGGGCGCCAAGAACCAGGGCGCGCTTGCCTTCCTTGGTCAGGACGGAGCGGATGGTGCCAACGTGGCCCACCACCGCGGGCTTGTGGAAGCCGGGCACCTCAGAGGCGTTCAGCGTGGCCGTGGTTTCACCGATGAGATCGGCGGCCTCAGCCCAGCCGGATCCGAGCACCAGGGCTACATCGTGGGACTCGACGCCGGTCTCCGCGGCAATGAAGTCTGCGGCGGCCTGTGCGGCTTCGAAGGGGTCAGTGTTCATCAGCTCAGTGTTACTCACTGGTACAAGCTACCTTGCAGCTGCAGGAGTTCGGTAGGGACCCGGCCATGAGTGAGGGTGGGCTGGGTGGCAGCCAGCGTGGGAATGAGCGAGAATTGAGGATTGTGACCACCCAAGTTGACTTCAGTGCCCCCCGTATCGCGATCCTGGGAGGTGGTCCCGGCGGATATGAAGCTGCCATGGTGGCCGCTTCGCTCGGCGCGCACGTCACCATCGTCGAGCGGGCAGGCCTCGGCGGCTCAGCCGTGCTGACCGACGTCGTGCCTTCCAAAACCCTCATTGCCACCGCAGACCTCATGACCCGCGTCGGTGAGGCCGACGAGCTGGGTGTGAAGTTCGACGGCGACGGCACCGCGTCCAAGCCCCGCGCAGACCTTAAGCACATCAACGATCGCGTCCTGACCCTGGCGCATGGCCAGTCTGATGACATCCGTGCCGGCCTTGAGCGACTGGGCGTGGAAATCGTCATCGGCTCCGGCAAGCTGCTGGACAACAACACCATCGAAGTCCTCACTATCGACGGCACCCGCACCATTGACGCCGACGCCATCCTCCTGGCCGTTGGCGCGCATCCCCGTGAACTTCCCACGGCAAAGCCGGACGGCGAACGCATCCTCAACTGGGCCCAGATCTACAACCTGGACGAACTTCCCGAGGAACTGATTGTTGTGGGCTCCGGCGTTACCGGTGCCGAGTTCGCATCCGCCTACAACGGCTTGGGCTCCAAGGTCACCTTGATTTCCAGCCGTGACCAGGTCCTCCCGGGCGAAGACACAGATGCTGCCAAACTGCTGGAGGGCGTCTTTGAGCGCCGCGGCGTCAACGTGCTTTCCAAGTCCCGCGCCAACGCGGTGGAAAGGACCGACGACGGCGTGAAGGTCACCTTGGGTGACGGATCGATCGTGACAGGTACCCACTGCCTGGTATGTGTCGGCTCCATCCCCAACACTGCCGGAATCGGCCTTGAAGAAGCCGGCGTGACCCTCACGGAGTCCGGACACATCAAGGTGGACGGCGTTTCCCGCACCACTGCTCCCAACATTTACGCTGCCGGCGACTGCACTGGTGTGTTTGCCCTGGCATCGGTTGCAGCCATGCAGGGGCGCATCGCCATTGCCCACTTCATGGGCGATGGCGTCAAGCCGCTCAAGCTCAACCAGGTGGCTTCGAACATCTTTACGTCCCCTGAGATTGCCTCCGTGGGTGTTTCCGAGGCCGACCTCGCCTCGGGCAAGTACCAGGGCGATGTTGTGATGTTGTCCCTGCTCAGCAATGCCCGCGCCAAGATGCGCAACACCAAGGATGGGTTCGTCAAGATCATCGCCCGCAAGGGATCCGGCACTGTGATTGGTGGTGTGGTGGTAGGGCCGAACGCCTCCGAGCTCATCTTCCCGATCTCCGTGGCCGTGACCCAGAAGCTCCACGTGGACGATGTTGCCAGCGCGTTCACGGTGTACCCGTCGCTGACCGGCTCCATCTCGGAGGCCGCGCGGCGCCTGCACGTGCACATGTAGCTCTACCTTCAGCCAAGACGGACGCCCGTTTGGACGGTTAGCTGCCCGTTAGACGTTTCCTACCGTCTAACGGGCAGCAAGCCATCGAAACGGGCGTTTTCCGCTTTCTTCGGCGAACTGCGCTAAGCGGCCTCAGGCGGCAGCCGCTTGGAAGTGTTTTTCGATGATCCCCTTGATGTCCTCATGGCAACCTCCGCAGCCTGTGCCGGCACGGGTGGCCTTGGATACTTCACCCACCGTGCTGCAACCCTCCATTACGGAGCCCTCAATGCCGGCCGCGCTGACGCCGGCGCAGCGGCACACTGTGCGTTGGGGATCGTTGCTGGTGGCGCCGGCATCGAGTTGGTCCGGCCCATCCAGGCGGAGCAGCAAGGACCTGTCTGCGGGCAGCTCCGAGGCCCTTTCAAACAGGACCACCAGTTCAGCAGCAGTGCGTGGCATGCCCACGGCCACCAAGCCTTCCAGCACTCCGCCGCGGGTGGTCATCTTCACATAGCGGCCATGCTCGGGGTCGGCCCACTGGGAGATC contains the following coding sequences:
- a CDS encoding purine-nucleoside phosphorylase, with product MNTDPFEAAQAAADFIAAETGVESHDVALVLGSGWAEAADLIGETTATLNASEVPGFHKPAVVGHVGTIRSVLTKEGKRALVLGARTHYYEGRGVRSVVHGVRTAAAAGCKTLVLTNGCGGLNEDWTPGTPVLISDHINLTATSPLEGATFVDLTDLYSSRIRGLAREVDPSLQEGVYAQFTGPHYETPAEVQYAKRIGADLVGMSTALEAIAGRHAGMEVFGISLVTNLAAGISPVPLSHAEVLEAGHAAGKRISKLLAEIIAKL
- a CDS encoding NAD(P)H-quinone dehydrogenase — translated: MTTQVDFSAPRIAILGGGPGGYEAAMVAASLGAHVTIVERAGLGGSAVLTDVVPSKTLIATADLMTRVGEADELGVKFDGDGTASKPRADLKHINDRVLTLAHGQSDDIRAGLERLGVEIVIGSGKLLDNNTIEVLTIDGTRTIDADAILLAVGAHPRELPTAKPDGERILNWAQIYNLDELPEELIVVGSGVTGAEFASAYNGLGSKVTLISSRDQVLPGEDTDAAKLLEGVFERRGVNVLSKSRANAVERTDDGVKVTLGDGSIVTGTHCLVCVGSIPNTAGIGLEEAGVTLTESGHIKVDGVSRTTAPNIYAAGDCTGVFALASVAAMQGRIAIAHFMGDGVKPLKLNQVASNIFTSPEIASVGVSEADLASGKYQGDVVMLSLLSNARAKMRNTKDGFVKIIARKGSGTVIGGVVVGPNASELIFPISVAVTQKLHVDDVASAFTVYPSLTGSISEAARRLHVHM